The sequence TTGACGCGCCTGAAGATCTAGAAAAGTATAATAGATTTCTTTCGCTCCAGCAGGATTGTTTTCTTTTTTTAGAAAAGCGATGTGCCGAGTATCATCATCTTTCGCCTTTAAAAACGCTTCTTCCAATATACGAATGTGCGCGTCGTATTCCTTGGCGTCTTTATCTTTTTGAAGTTTTTTTGTGGCAAGTTCAATTGCTAAATCATAATTCCCTTGCGAAACAAACTTTTGAGTACGTTTCACACTATTGCAAGAAATGCTGAAAAGAGTCGCGAGTAAAAGAATGTAAAAAGCCTTCATAACAAATAGATTTGGTTACGAAGGCTAAAATACAATAGTGATGCCAATTTATGTTGAAATATAATTTTGAATAATGTAGGATTAAAGTTTTGCCACGAATTCACGAATAAAAAGTATAAAAATATTTGTGAATTCGTGGCGAATACTTACATCTTATTGGCTGGAAGTAATTTTGTTCTGCACTCTCCAAATCCAAGCCGTACGTTTTCATTTTTACAAAAACCTTTTAAAATAACGGTATCGTTGTCATTTATGAATTTACGTTCAGAACCATCAGAAAGTTTAATTGGGTTTGCACCGCGCCAAGTAAGTTCTAGCATCGAGCCATAAGAATCTGGAGTTGGGCCTGAAATTGTTCCGCTTCCCATCATATCGCCGCTATTCACATTACAGCCGTTTACAGTATGGTGCGCCAATTGCTGCGCCATATTCCAGTACATATATTTAAAATTTGAAGTAGAAACCTTGCTTTCTTCTCCGTTTTCTGGTTCTATATAAACTTCCAAATTTATATCGTAGCTTTTCTTTCCTTTAGATTGAAGATAAGGTAGTTGCTCCATAATGGGTTTTGGGCCTTCCACTTTAAAAGGTTGAAGCGCGTCCAAAGTTACAATCCAAGGCGAAATTGAAGAAGCAAAATTCTTCGCCAAAAATGGCCCAAGAGGAACATATTCCCACTTCTGAATATCACGTGCACTCCAATCGTTGAAAAGCACCAAACCGAAGATGTATTCTTCTGCTTCATTAACAGGAATTGGTTCTCCCAAAGCGTTCGCGTCTGTTGTTATAAAAGCCATTTCCAACTCAAAATCTACTAATTTTGAAGGACCAAAAACCGGTTCGCTAGCGCCGTCTGGCATTGTTTGTCCCCAAGGTCTGCGAGCGTTGATTCCGCTTGGAATTATAGAAGAACTTCTTCCATGATAACCTACAGGTATGTGAAGCCAGTTTGGCATCAGCGCATTGTCTTCTCCACGGAACATGGTTCCTACATTTGTTGCGTGCTCTTTGCTTGAATAGAAATCTGTATAATCGCCAACCTGAACGGGAAGCTGCATTTCCACTTCATCTAAAGTGAAAAGAATATGTTTTCTATGATCTTTATTTTCTCGAAGTTCCGAGTTTTCTTTATCGAAAATTTCAGCAATTCGGTTTCGCACCAAACGCCACGTTTTTCTTCCATCGCTAATAAAATCGTTGAGTGTATCTTGTAAAAATATATCGTCAGTAAGTTCAATTCCTTTGAAATAACCTAACTGATGCAACGCGCCAAGATCAATGGCGTAATCGCCTATGCGGGTTCCAATGGTAATAATATCATCGCGCGTTAGGAAAACACCGAAAGGGATGTTTTGAATAGGAAAATCAGTGTCTGGAGCAGTTTCGAGCCAGGTTTTTCGTTTAGGATCGTTGGCGGTTATTGGCATTGTAAAAGTCTTTTTGTAAGTGTAAATAAAACTAAATAAAATAACTCATAAATAATGAATTAATAACTAGGATAGTTTTAGGCGCACTAGGGTTTTGTTAGTAAAATTCTTCATCAAATATATATATTTCATGATAGTTACCGAATGTAATTACTATTTTTGGATTTAATTAACTTTCAGGAGGGTTTGTGGTTTGGAGTTTATGGTTTTTAAGCTATAATTCAACAAACAAAAAACTCCGATCTATAAACTTTTTTATGAAACGCGACGAACAAATTTTTGAACTAATAGAAGACGAAAAACAACGCCAACTCAACGGACTGGAGCTGATTGCTTCAGAAAATTTTGTAAGTGAGCAAGTGATGGAAGCTGCCGGTTCGGTTTTAACGAACAAATATGCTGAAGGCTATCCCGGAAAACGCTATTACGGTGGTTGCGAAGTGGTAGATGAGGTAGAACAAATTGCTATTGATAGAGCAAAAGTACTATTTGGAGCCGAATATGCAAACGTACAACCACATAGCGGTTCCCAAGCCAACACTGCCGTTTACGCAGCTTGTTTGAACCCAGGTGATAAATATTTAGGTTTTGACCTTTCACACGGCGGACATTTAACGCACGGCTCGCCCGTAAATTTTTCAGGAAAACTTTACAATCCAGTTTTTTATGGTGTTGAAAGAGAAACAGGCTTAATTGATTACGATAAAGTTGAAGAAATAGCCATCAAAGAAAAACCAAAAATGATTATCGCGGGAGCGTCTGCATATTCCCGTGAGATGGATTACAAACGTTTCCGCGAAATTGCCGATAAAGTTGGTGCAATTTTATTTGCAGATATTGCGCATCCCGCTGGTTTGATTGCCAAAGGAATTATTGGCGATCCAATTCCACATTGCCACATTGTTACTACAACCACACACAAAACCTTACGAGGTCCACGTGGTGGAATGATTTTGATGGGTAAAGATTTTGATAACCCTTTCGGTCAAAAATTAAAAAACGGTAACCTTAAAAAAATGAGCAGTCTTTTGGACAGCGCTATTTTCCCAGGAAACCAAGGTGGTCCTTTGGAGCACATTATTGCTGCAAAAGCAATTGCCTTTGGTGAAGCCCTAACGGACGAATTCCTTCATTATATGGTGCAAGTAAAGAAAAACGCAGCTGTAATGGCACAGCATTTTGTTGAAAAAGGTTATGATATTATTTCTGGTGGAACCGATAACCATATGATGCTTATTGATCTTCGAAACAAAAATATTTCAGGAAAACTAGCTGAAGAAGCTTTAGGCAAAGCAGATATTACCGTAAATAAAAACATGGTGCCTTTTGATGATAAATCTCCTTTCGTAACTAGCGGAATTCGTATAGGAACCGCTGCTGTAACCACTCGTGGTTTGGTTGAAAAGGATATGAAAAAAATAGTGGATTTGATTGATGAAGTAATTTCAAATCACGAAAATGATGATAAATTAGAAAGTATTGCCGAAAAGGTAAATGAAATGATGTCAGGATTGCCATTGTTCAAAATGTAAAAATTAATTCATCCAAATTTTATAAAACCTTCAGTTAACCGCTGAAGGTTTTTTTGTTTTTCAACGCAACCTTTATGATTTAATAAGACTAGAGAGTAAAGACTTTTAAACTTATAATTCATTAAAACCGACCACAATGAAAAAAATATTTCTTCTTTTAGTGCTTTCCGCAGTAATGTTCAGTTGTTCAAAAGATGCAGACGATACGGATTCTGGATTGCAGGATTTTACAGTAACCATTAATGTTGATCCTGATTATCACTTCAGCAAATTTACCAAAAGCTTAACTGCTTTTCTTAGTGATCAAAACGGTACAATTGTAGCCAGCGGTGAACTACAGACAGGACAGACAGTAACATTAAAGTTTGCTGGAGCGCCATCAGCCATATACGATTTAAGTTATATGAAATACGACTTTTTGGATTTTGTGGGAGAGGATTATTTTTCGCTAACTACTTTCTCAGCCATTGAGCAGGGAAATTATACAATTTGTGCTAGACCAATTATAGAAAACTCCAATGACGAAATTTATATAAATATTGAAAATACAGGTTATCCCTGCTTAGTAACTTCAAGTACATCAAGTAGCGGAACATATGGTCCAGAAAATGGAGGGTATTATAACTTCCGAAGTAATTTACAAGATTCCCCCAAAAGTGATTTCTACGTTTCCTTCAAGAGCCCCAATGA comes from Aequorivita sublithincola DSM 14238 and encodes:
- the fahA gene encoding fumarylacetoacetase yields the protein MPITANDPKRKTWLETAPDTDFPIQNIPFGVFLTRDDIITIGTRIGDYAIDLGALHQLGYFKGIELTDDIFLQDTLNDFISDGRKTWRLVRNRIAEIFDKENSELRENKDHRKHILFTLDEVEMQLPVQVGDYTDFYSSKEHATNVGTMFRGEDNALMPNWLHIPVGYHGRSSSIIPSGINARRPWGQTMPDGASEPVFGPSKLVDFELEMAFITTDANALGEPIPVNEAEEYIFGLVLFNDWSARDIQKWEYVPLGPFLAKNFASSISPWIVTLDALQPFKVEGPKPIMEQLPYLQSKGKKSYDINLEVYIEPENGEESKVSTSNFKYMYWNMAQQLAHHTVNGCNVNSGDMMGSGTISGPTPDSYGSMLELTWRGANPIKLSDGSERKFINDNDTVILKGFCKNENVRLGFGECRTKLLPANKM
- the glyA gene encoding serine hydroxymethyltransferase: MKRDEQIFELIEDEKQRQLNGLELIASENFVSEQVMEAAGSVLTNKYAEGYPGKRYYGGCEVVDEVEQIAIDRAKVLFGAEYANVQPHSGSQANTAVYAACLNPGDKYLGFDLSHGGHLTHGSPVNFSGKLYNPVFYGVERETGLIDYDKVEEIAIKEKPKMIIAGASAYSREMDYKRFREIADKVGAILFADIAHPAGLIAKGIIGDPIPHCHIVTTTTHKTLRGPRGGMILMGKDFDNPFGQKLKNGNLKKMSSLLDSAIFPGNQGGPLEHIIAAKAIAFGEALTDEFLHYMVQVKKNAAVMAQHFVEKGYDIISGGTDNHMMLIDLRNKNISGKLAEEALGKADITVNKNMVPFDDKSPFVTSGIRIGTAAVTTRGLVEKDMKKIVDLIDEVISNHENDDKLESIAEKVNEMMSGLPLFKM